The stretch of DNA CGGCTGACCCGGCCCGTTCAGCGCGAGTTCGCATCGGCCCCGCCGCCCGGCGTCGGGGCCGTTTTTTCTTCCTCCAGCAGCGCCGAGGCCGGGACGTGGAACTGCCGTTTCACGAGGCGCGGCAGGTAGACGAGCAGCGCGAAGCCGGTGGCGCCCACGGAGAGGTAGAGGAGCGTGCGCGCGATGTCGCCCCGCCCGGAGATGAGCGAGCCGCCGACGAACACGTAGGTGGCGATCGCCGGGATCATCGTGATCCAGGAGACCAGCGTGTAGGTCCAGAACCCGATGCCCGTGAGCCCGTAGGCATAGTTCTGAACGTTGAACGGGAAGATCGGGACCATCCGTGTGATCATGACCATGTGCCAGCCTTCGCGGCGCACGCCCCGGTCGATGCGGTGGAACAGCCGGCTGGCGCGGATGCGCCGCTCGACCAGCGGGCGCAGGGTGTGGCGCGCGGCGAGGAACGACAGTGCCGCGCCGACCGTCAGCCCGATCGAGGCGTACAGCGTGCCCCGGATCACGCCGAAGAAGGCCGCCGGCAGGATGAACGGGATGCTCGGCGCGAAGAAGAGGGAGGCCAGGACGCAGAGCCCGATGTAGGCGGCGGGGCCCCAGAGCCCGAGCCCGCGGATGTACCGGCGGAAGGCCAGCACGCTTTCCCGGCTGAACTCCGGGCACAGCCCGGACCGGCGCAGCCACCACGCGCCGACCGCGACGAGCAGCGCGAGCACGGCCAGCGCGGCGAGTTTTTTCCTGCGATGATTCATGACATGGCGCGCGGCGGATACTAGCGGCGCGTTTCGGAAGTTTCAAGCGGCCGACGCGGCCTTGAACTCCGAGACCAGCGCCTGGAGCGTGGCCTTCGCGTCCCCGAAAACCATGCGGGTGTTGGGATAGAAGAACAGGGGATTTTCCACGCCGGCGAACCCGGCGGCGAGCGAACGCTTGAGCACGAAGACCGTGCGGGCCTGGTCCACGTTGATGATGGGCATGCCGTAGATCGGGCTCTTCGTGTCTTCGCGGGCGGCGGGATTGACCACGTCGTTGGCGCCGATGACCATGGCGACGTCCACGGCGGGCATCAGGGGATTGACGTCCTGGGGCTCGGCCAGTTGTTCGTAGGGGACGTTGGCCTCGGCAAGCAGGACGTTCATGTGGCCGGGCATGCGGCCGGCCACGGGGTGGATCGCAAACTTCACCTCGCAGCCGTTCTCCGCCAGCTTGTCGGCCAGCTCGCGCGCCGCGTGCTGGGCCTGGGCGACGGCCATGCCGTAGCCGGGCACGATGACCACCGAGCGCGCGGCCTCGAGGATCAGGTAGGCGTCCTCCGGCGGGATCGGCCGGGCCTCGCCCTTGACCTGCGAGGCCTGCGCGGCGCCGGCAGCGCCGAACCCGCTGAAGAGCACGTTGGTCAAGGAACGGTTCATGGCCTTGCACATGATCGCCGTCAGGATGATCCCGCTGGCGCCGACCAGCGCGCCGGAGACGATCAGCACGTTGTTGGAAATCACGAAGCCCGCGGCGGCGGCCGCCATGCCGGAGTAGCTGTTGAGCAGCGAGATCACGACGGGCATGTCCGCGCCGCCGATCGGGATCACGGAGAGGACGCCCAGGGCGAGGGAGAGCAGCAGGACCCCGAGGAAGGCCGCGTAGGCGGCGGCCGAGGCGGGGACCCAGACGTAGGCCGCGCCGAGCGCCAGCGTCGCCGCCAGCAGCAGCAGGTTGACCCACTGCTGGCCCTTGAACAGGACCGGCCGCCCGCTGATGAACTTCTCCGCCAGCTTTAGGTAGGCGACGAGGCTGCCGGAAAACGTCACGCCGCCGATGAGGACGGTCAGCCACGTGGCTGTTGCCGTGAACCGCGACACGTCCCGGTTGAGATGGTACGCGGCCCAGCCGACCAGCAGGCTGGCCAGCCCGCCGAAGCCGTTGAAGAGGGCGACCATCTGCGGCATGTCCGTCATGGGCACGGTGTACGAGGCGACCGCCCCGATCAGGGCGCCGATCCCGGCCCCGACGATGATCCACGTGTATGAAAGCCCCTGCTGCAGCAGCGTGACCACGACGGCCAGCAGCATTCCGAGGGCGGACAGGAGGTTGCCGCGCCGCGCCGTCCGCGCCGAACTCAACATCTTGAGGCCGATGATGAAAAGGATCGAGGCGGCGATGTAGCCGTAGGTGCTGAACGCTTCCCGGTTCACTTCCCGCTCCCGTCCTTCTTCTTGAACATGGCCAGCATCCGGTCGGTGACCAGGTAGCCGCCCACGACGTTGACCATGGCCGCGGCGACCGCGACCACCCCCAGGATCGTGGTCAGCACGCCGCCCTCCAGCGCGCCCGCGACCATCAGCGCGCCGACGATGGTGATGCCGGAGATCGCGTTCGAGCCGGACATCAGGGGCGTGTGCAGCTGGGACGGAACCCGGGAGATCAGCTCGACGCCCAGGAACACCGCCAGCACGAAAACGAAGAAGAGAAGGCCCATCGCATCCATGAATTGCCTCACTGCATCCGCTGTTTCACCATTTCGTTGACGACTTCCCCGCCATGGGTGACCAGGCAGCCCCGGAGGATCTCGTCCTCGCGCAAAGGCGCGAAGGCCTTGGCGCCGGCGTCCCAGCCGTGCTCTATAAGGTGCCCGAAGTTACTGGCGATCATCTGGCTCGCGTGCGCCGGCACGCGGGCGGGGAGGTTGGCGTGGCCCAGGATCAACACTTCGCCCGCATCCACCTCCTCGTCCAGCCGGGAGCCCTCGACGTTGCCGCCGCTCTCGACCGCCATGTCCACGATCACGCTGCCCGGCTTCATGCCGCGCACCATGTCGGCCGTGATGATCAGCGGCGCCTTCCGCCCGAAGACCTGGGCCGTGGTGACGACCACGTCGGCCTGGGCGCAATGCTTCGCCATGGCCTCGCGTTGCTTCCGCATCTGCTCCTCCGTGAGCGCCCGGGCATAGCCGTCCTTGGTCTGCCCCGTTTCGCCGAGGTCCACCTTGACGAAGCGGGCGCCGAGGGACTTCACCTGCTCCTCGACCACGGGCCGCGTGTCGAAGGCCTCGACCCGCGCGCCGAGGCGGCGCGCGGTGGCGATGGCCTGCAGGCCGGCGACACCGGCGCCGATCACGAAAACCATCGAGGGGGCCAGGGTCCCCGCCGGTGTCATCATCATGGGGAAGATCCGGGGCAGCCGCTCGGCGGCCATGAGCACGGCCACGTAGCCGGCGAGGCTGGACTGGGAACTCAAGGCGTCCATCTTCTGCGCCAGCGTCGTGCGCGGGATCAGTTCCAGGCTCAACGCCGTGATGCCGGCGGAATTGAGCGCGCGCACCAGGTCGGGTTCGCGAAAGGGATCGAGGAAGCTGATGTGGACCGCGCCCCGCTTCAGGCGGGGGATTTCATCGAGCGGCGGCTTGTGGATTCGCAGGACCAGGTCGGCCTCGGCCAGGCCCTGCTCGCGGGGCAGGGGGCGGCCGCCGGCGTTCCGGTAGGCTTCGTCGATGATATGGCAGCCCGTGCCCAGGCCCGGCTCGAACGTCACGTCCGCGCCCAGCCGGACGAGTTTCGTCACCACGTCGGGCACGAGCGCGGCCCGCCGCTCGCCTTTTCTCGTTTCTATGGGTACGAATATCCGCATGGCCGGTCCTGAATGAAATCACCCGTAATGTAATAGCCGGGCGCTCCGAGTCAAATCGGCGCGGGTTAGAGAGGATCGAACGCGTCCTTGGCCGCGTAGCAGATCGGGCATTTCCAGTTCTCGGGCAGTTGCTCGAAGGGCACGCCGGCCGGCAGTCCGTGGGCGGCGTCCCCCGTGGCCGGGTCGTAAACGTACCCGCAGCAGGTGCAGACCCATCGCCCTTCGCTTCCCGTGTTCATCGTTTCCCGCCTTTCGCCTGAATCATTAGCGTGCGTGACTCTTCTGTACGATCCGGTGAAATGTGACACGGGCGCCTCGCCCGCGCTTTTTCACGGCCGGGACGGCCGTGCCACACTTCAGATCCAAGCCTTCGTTAAAGATTCAGGCCTTTCACAGGACTGATTCATAAAGGAGCGTAACCCGTTCCAACCATGGAAGAACAAGGCCCGCGCACAGCAGGGCATGCGTCGGCCTCGAGGGCGAGGCCGCGCTACGCGGACGCCGCGGATGCGACACGCGGCGTAGCCCGCGACCGCCCCCGGTCGCGGGGCCGGTTGGCTCCGCGGATTCCGGACCTCCGCGTTTCGCGAGGGGAGTCCCCTCGAGAAAAATCGCATTCCCTTCACGGATCGAGGGTTCACCGTTCTCATGAATCAGTCCTGGGCCTTTCATGAAACATGCCGCTTTTACTGGCTCTTTGTCCGCGGCCCTGACACCATAAGTGAAACAGCGCCTGGCGGACAAGGTTCAACTTTTCGGGGAGGGAGCCGGCCATGATCAGCCGAATCTGCGACCGTTGCGGGCAGCCCTTGGAGCCGAAGGCTCTTCGGTA from Kiritimatiellia bacterium encodes:
- a CDS encoding NAD(P)(+) transhydrogenase (Re/Si-specific) subunit beta, whose protein sequence is MLSSARTARRGNLLSALGMLLAVVVTLLQQGLSYTWIIVGAGIGALIGAVASYTVPMTDMPQMVALFNGFGGLASLLVGWAAYHLNRDVSRFTATATWLTVLIGGVTFSGSLVAYLKLAEKFISGRPVLFKGQQWVNLLLLAATLALGAAYVWVPASAAAYAAFLGVLLLSLALGVLSVIPIGGADMPVVISLLNSYSGMAAAAAGFVISNNVLIVSGALVGASGIILTAIMCKAMNRSLTNVLFSGFGAAGAAQASQVKGEARPIPPEDAYLILEAARSVVIVPGYGMAVAQAQHAARELADKLAENGCEVKFAIHPVAGRMPGHMNVLLAEANVPYEQLAEPQDVNPLMPAVDVAMVIGANDVVNPAAREDTKSPIYGMPIINVDQARTVFVLKRSLAAGFAGVENPLFFYPNTRMVFGDAKATLQALVSEFKAASAA
- a CDS encoding rubredoxin, encoding MNTGSEGRWVCTCCGYVYDPATGDAAHGLPAGVPFEQLPENWKCPICYAAKDAFDPL
- a CDS encoding NAD(P) transhydrogenase subunit alpha; the protein is MRIFVPIETRKGERRAALVPDVVTKLVRLGADVTFEPGLGTGCHIIDEAYRNAGGRPLPREQGLAEADLVLRIHKPPLDEIPRLKRGAVHISFLDPFREPDLVRALNSAGITALSLELIPRTTLAQKMDALSSQSSLAGYVAVLMAAERLPRIFPMMMTPAGTLAPSMVFVIGAGVAGLQAIATARRLGARVEAFDTRPVVEEQVKSLGARFVKVDLGETGQTKDGYARALTEEQMRKQREAMAKHCAQADVVVTTAQVFGRKAPLIITADMVRGMKPGSVIVDMAVESGGNVEGSRLDEEVDAGEVLILGHANLPARVPAHASQMIASNFGHLIEHGWDAGAKAFAPLREDEILRGCLVTHGGEVVNEMVKQRMQ
- a CDS encoding NAD(P) transhydrogenase subunit alpha codes for the protein MDAMGLLFFVFVLAVFLGVELISRVPSQLHTPLMSGSNAISGITIVGALMVAGALEGGVLTTILGVVAVAAAMVNVVGGYLVTDRMLAMFKKKDGSGK
- a CDS encoding TVP38/TMEM64 family protein produces the protein MNHRRKKLAALAVLALLVAVGAWWLRRSGLCPEFSRESVLAFRRYIRGLGLWGPAAYIGLCVLASLFFAPSIPFILPAAFFGVIRGTLYASIGLTVGAALSFLAARHTLRPLVERRIRASRLFHRIDRGVRREGWHMVMITRMVPIFPFNVQNYAYGLTGIGFWTYTLVSWITMIPAIATYVFVGGSLISGRGDIARTLLYLSVGATGFALLVYLPRLVKRQFHVPASALLEEEKTAPTPGGGADANSR